The proteins below come from a single Miscanthus floridulus cultivar M001 chromosome 1, ASM1932011v1, whole genome shotgun sequence genomic window:
- the LOC136473345 gene encoding cysteine-rich receptor-like protein kinase 6 encodes MAAAPCTLNMASVLLLLLLFSVHWPGRSHAFGLMNYLCNNGSSYALNSTYRSNVVALLGSLSTNASSSAVGFATATLGYAPDQTWGLALCRGDVNGSGCASCLALAPDIAFGDCRGVRDVSIYYDRCLLRYSDTDFLASPGDAAELVQYGTNLQVNVVADPGRFVGLAADLVAALSAWAARNSTARYAAGVVTSAKGFTTTDSNLVHSIYGLVQCTPNLAPEACLACLGRLKDQMPAVFNGSTGGQFNEVWCNLRFEVFLFYDSSPVVKLVAPPLTPAPPGAAVHDDAKRTRGTGYAATVVAIVLGVLVVLLLSTFMIYLWRKAQVKRYAEEADDSGSLLFDLATLRRATANFAVENKLGHGGFGAVYKGFLPDGRQIAVKRLDKASGQGLKELRNELLLVAKLRHNNLAKLLGVCLKGQEKLLVYEYMLNRSLDTFLFVPEKRPLLDWETRYRILYGTARGLLYLHEDSQIRIVHRDLKASNILLDADMNPKISDFGVARLFSADKTTTITSQVVGTLGYMAPEYAVLGQLSVKLDVYSLGVLILEIVTGRKNTDMFESAAGESIILLSYVWDHWVRGTALEAVDPFLDCQSPETESEVMKCIHLGLLCVQENPADRPTMLDVLVMLHGQSSGGFAAPSKPAFAFAYGETTSSDERRNVSLNGMSVSEFQPR; translated from the exons ATGGCCGCCGCACCCTGCACGCTCAACATGGCCTCCGTCCTCCTACTGCTGCTTCTCTTCTCCGTTCACTGGCCGGGCCGCAGCCACGCTTTCGGCCTCATGAACTACCTCTGCAACAACGGCAGCTCCTACGCCCTTAACTCCACCTACCGCTCCAACGTCGTCGCGCTCCTCGGGTCCCTGTCCACCAACGCGTCCAGCTCCGCCGTAGGCTTCGCCACCGCCACGCTCGGCTACGCCCCAGACCAGACGTGGGGCCTCGCGCTCTGCCGCGGCGACGTCAACGGCAGCGGGTGCGCGTCCTGCCTCGCGCTCGCGCCGGACATCGCCTTCGGCGACTGTAGGGGCGTCAGGGACGTGTCCATCTACTACGACCGCTGCCTCCTCCGGTACTCGGACACGGACTTCCTGGCCAGCCCGGGCGACGCCGCGGAGCTGGTGCAGTACGGCACCAACCTGCAGGTGAACGTCGTCGCCGACCCCGGTCGGTTCGTGGGGCTCGCGGCCGACCTCGTGGCCGCGCTGTCCGCCTGGGCGGCGCGGAACTCGACGGCGAGATACGCCGCCGGGGTGGTGACCTCCGCCAAAGGGTTCACGACCACGGACAGCAACTTGGTGCACAGCATCTACGGGCTGGTGCAGTGCACGCCCAACCTGGCTCCTGAGGCGTGCCTGGCGTGCCTCGGCAGGCTCAAGGACCAGATGCCGGCCGTGTTCAACGGCTCAACCGGCGGCCAGTTCAACGAGGTGTGGTGCAACCTGAGATTCGAGGTGTTCCTCTTCTATGACAGCAGCCCGGTAGTGAAGCTTGTTGCACCTCCGTTGACACCGGCTCCGCCGGGTGCAGCAGTCCACGACGATG CAAAGAGGACAAGGGGAACAGGATATGCAGCAACAGTAGTGGCCATTGTTCTCGGGGTCCTAGTTGTCCTCCTCTTGTCCACGTTCATGATCTACCTCTGGAGAAAAGCACAAGTAAAACGAT ATGCGGAGGAAGCTGACGATTCCGGGTCGCTCCTCTTTGACCTGGCAACACTGAGAAGGGCAACTGCAAATTTTGCCGTAGAGAATAAGCTTGGACATGGAGGCTTTGGCGCGGTATACAAG GGTTTCTTGCCTGATGGACGACAAATCGCCGTGAAGAGGCTGGACAAGGCTTCAGGGCAAGGCCTGAAAGAGCTGAGGAACGAGCTGCTGCTGGTCGCCAAGCTTCGGCACAACAATCTTGCAAAGCTTCTCGGCGTTTGCTTGAAGGGACAGGAGAAGCTGCTTGTCTACGAGTACATGCTTAATCGAAGCCTGGACACCTTCCTTTTTG TCCCTGAGAAGCGTCCATTGTTAGACTGGGAGACAAGGTACCGCATACTCTATGGAACAGCACGAGGCCTGCTATACCTCCACGAGGATTCACAGATCAGAATCGTCCACCGCGACCTGAAGGCGAGCAACATCCTGCTGGACGCCGACATGAACCCGAAGATCTCCGATTTCGGGGTGGCAAGGCTCTTCAGCGCCGACAAGACTACCACCATCACGAGCCAAGTTGTCGGAACGCT AGGATACATGGCGCCAGAGTATGCAGTTCTTGGGCAACTGTCGGTGAAGCTTGACGTTTACAGCCTCGGCGTCCTCATCCTGGAGATCGTCACTGGACGGAAGAACACCGACATGTTCGAATCAGCAGCAGGAGAATCCATCATTCTGCTGAGCTAC GTGTGGGATCACTGGGTCAGAGGCACCGCGCTGGAGGCCGTGGACCCGTTCTTGGATTGCCAGTCCCCGGAGACGGAGAGCGAGGTGATGAAATGCATCCATCTGGGGCTGCTCTGCGTGCAGGAGAACCCGGCGGACCGCCCGACCATGCTCGACGTCCTCGTCATGCTGCACGGCCAATCGTCAGGCGGCTTTGCGGCACCGTCGAAGCCGGCCTTCGCCTTTGCGTACGGGGAGACGACGAGCTCTGATGAGCGGCGTAACGTGTCTTTGAACGGGATGTCCGTGTCGGAGTTCCAGCCAAGATAG